In a genomic window of Myotis daubentonii chromosome X, mMyoDau2.1, whole genome shotgun sequence:
- the LOC132225219 gene encoding LOW QUALITY PROTEIN: homocysteine-responsive endoplasmic reticulum-resident ubiquitin-like domain member 2 protein (The sequence of the model RefSeq protein was modified relative to this genomic sequence to represent the inferred CDS: inserted 1 base in 1 codon): MDQSGMEVPVTLVIKAPNQKYSDQTISCFLNWTVGKLKTHLSNVYPSKPLVKDQRLVYSGRLLPDHLQLKDILRKQDEYHMAHLVCTSRTPPSSPKPSSSREGREALASSSSSSSDQSGSRTPSSSQETLPLAVSSSSEGLRQRSLPQAQTDPAQSHQFPYVMQGNVDNQLPGQAVPAGFPVYPAFSPLQVLWWQQMYAHQYYMQYQAAVSAQATSDATPAQPAPSQPLNLARLPGEEPPPAPNLVARENRPMNENVQMNAQGGPVLNEEDFNRDWLEWMYTFSRAAILLSIMYFYSSFSRFVMVMGAMLLVYLHQAGWFPXRQEGGQQQAPNNNAEVNHGQNADNLELEEMERLMDDGLEDEHGEEAGEDGSALHRPGLMASAWAFITSFFTSLIPEWPPQVAN, translated from the exons ATGGACCAGAGCGGGATGGAGGTTCCTGTGACCCTCGTCATTAAGGCACCGAATCAGAAATACAGTGACCAGACCATTAGCTGCTTCTTGAACTGGACCGTGGGGAAACTAAAAACGCACCTCTCTAACGTGTACCCTAGCAAACCATTGGTGAAGGATCAGAGATTGGTGTATTCGGGCAGACTGCTTCCTGATCATCTGCAGCTGAAAGACATTCTCAGAAAACAAGATGAATATCATATGGCCCATCTAGTGTGTACTTCCCGGACTCCTCCCAGTTCTCCAAAGCCCAGCAGCAGTAGAGAAGGTCGCGAAGCGTTGGCATCCAGCAGCAGTTCTAGTTCAGATCAGTCAGGATCAAGAACTCCATCATCCAGTCAAGAAACCTTGCCGTTAGCTGTCAGTTCTTCCTCAGAAGGACTGAGGCAGCGTTCCCTTCCCCAAGCACAGACCGACCCCGCACAGAGTCATCAGTTCCCATACGTAATGCAAGGAAATGTAGACAACCAGCTTCCCGGACAAGCTGTTCCAGCCGGATTCCCAGTGTACCCCGCGTTCAGCCCTTTGCAGGTGCTGTGGTGGCAGCAGATGTATGCTCATCAGTATTATATGCAATATCAAGCTGCCGTTTCAGCTCAGGCCACATCAGAtgccacccctgcccagcctgcgCCTTCACAGCCTCTAAATTTGGCACGTCTTCCTGGAGAAGAACCTCCACCAGCTCCCAACTTAGTGGCCCGAGAGAATCGACCCATGAATGAGAATGTTCAGATGAATGCCCAGGGAGGCCCAGTGTTAAACGAAGAAGACTTCAATCGAGACTGGCTAGAATGGATGTATACGTTCTCACGAGCCGCTATCCTCCTCAGCATCATGTACTTCTATTCCTCTTTCAGTCGCTTTGTCATGGTCATGGGAGCCATGCTACTGGTTTATTTACACCAAGCTGGATGGTTTC TTAGGCAAGAAGGAGGTCAGCAGCAGGCTCCCAACAATAATGCTGAAGTTAATCATGGGCAGAATGCAGACAACCTAGAACTTGAAGAAATGGAGCGTCTCATGGATGATGGGCTTGAAGATGAGCATGGAGAAGAGGCGGGTGAAGATGGCAGTGCACTCCACAGGCCTGGACTCATGGCGTCTGCTTGGGCTTTCATCACCAGCTTCTTCACTTCACTCATACCAGAGTGGCCTCCCCAGGTTGCCAATTAG